One window from the genome of Acinetobacter lanii encodes:
- a CDS encoding DUF2171 domain-containing protein: protein MSTINVNDITKHADVIASCGTKVGQVDHLEGSDQIKLTKHGDGLHHLIPVSWVKEVKDNQVLLTKDSEEVKSDWKPA, encoded by the coding sequence ATGTCTACGATTAACGTAAATGATATTACTAAACATGCTGATGTCATTGCATCTTGTGGAACTAAAGTGGGTCAAGTTGACCATTTGGAAGGTTCAGATCAAATTAAACTCACCAAGCACGGCGACGGTTTGCATCATTTGATTCCTGTGTCGTGGGTAAAAGAAGTTAAAGATAATCAAGTACTTTTAACCAAAGATTCTGAAGAAGTCAAAAGTGATTGGAAACCTGCATAA
- a CDS encoding Ig-like domain-containing protein, with the protein MSKLFPSFSKNNQTLTGKTEAGAIVTASFNGQVIGTAVADQKGKYSLQLDNAYLNGEEIKVVAQDSSGNSSVAHVVKAKDKTAPTLLTEELDETGQLIKGVSEAGATITATLNGKVIGKGIADDQGAYQLTLNKAYVNGETIQVTAKDQAGNTMSPHTVTTLDITAPTQLSQSISKDNQTVTGKTEAGATVIASFNGQVIGTAVADQKGKYSLQLDKAYLNGEEIKVVAQDSSGNSSVAHVVKAKDKTAPTLLTEELDETGQLIKGVSEAGATITATLNGKVIGKGIADDQGAYQLTLNKAYVNGETIQVTAKDQAGNTMSPHTVTTLDITAPTQLSQSISKDNQTVTGKTEAGATVIASFNGQVIGTAVADQKGKYSLQLDKAYLNGEEIKVVAQDSSGNSSVAHVVKAKDKTAPTLLTEELDETGQLIKGVSEAGATITATLNGKVIGKGIADDQGAYQLTLNKAYVNGETIQVTAKDQAGNTMSPHTVTTLDITAPTQLSQSISKDNQTVTGKTEAGATVIASFNGQVIGTAVADQKGKYSLQLDKAYLNGEEIKVVAQDQSGNSSVAHVVKAKDKTAPTVLTEELDETGQLIKGVSEAGATITATLNGKVIGKGIADDQGVYQLNLNKIYNHGETIYVAAKDKAGNASKSHEIKVFDIDAPDTTAPESLTQELGTDNQTITGSTEKSATITVSHDGKVVGTAVADANGKYSVSLDKAYNNGEKLEVVAKDQAGNATQPNQITAPDTTAPSSLTQAISTDGQTIIGSTESGATVTAMYEGKVVGTAVAGTDGHYTLTLNPAFTNGESIQVTATDKVNNSTQPTTITAPDTTAPAALMQELGTDNQTITGSTEKSATITVSHDGKVVGTAVADANGKYSVSLDKAYNNGEKLEVVAKDQAGNATQPNQITAPDTTAPSSLTQAISTDGQTIIGSTESGATVTAMYEGKVVGTAVAGTDGHYTLTLNPAFTNGESLQVTATDKVNNSTQPTTITAPDTTAPESLTQELGADNRTITGSTEKGATITVSHNGKVVGTAVADANGQYSLSLDKAYSNVEKLEVIAKDAAHNSTAPITIIAPDTTAPIVFTQVISKDGQTITGSTEAGATVTAEYNGKVVGTATAGTDGHYTLSLTPAFSNGESLRVTATDKVNNSTQPTTITAPDTTAPATLTQELDTDNQTMTGSTEQGATVTVSHHGKVVGTAVADANGQYSLSLDKAYNNGEKLAVTAQDPSDNALTHNLYAPMAEIQSGNIHFALSKHFITHVDNQTQTIDHYDLNSSLTNFNFEVTGNNGLITVDLTNNSRVIQGSYTYTLSGNGRNSSGSSSISSVGSTYKELVIAENLSPGFYSLKLNVNSSSMASLNIQQDIEVTSLTFNGYEVTTGNIFIDSNGIVSAPENYILKLGNQEVSFDVDKGNIESLVYETEHGYLTLNADGSYTYESNWAESSVDEESLHDQLNIEIMSMDGETQGSYQIDITPDINSVVIDELNFNEVEDADLAEFNDSTDDSSFEQDFIWDYEAIFNQMNVNEPLQFSMNEDSLFNVLNVVEEDSEDSQFNFTEEQGVLSSIDPLLVNTSSNDIPLSEFLRETPTKSTALMSNKVPTVLSNYENDLFNELLTQNTTLI; encoded by the coding sequence GTGTCAAAGTTATTTCCTTCTTTTTCAAAAAACAATCAAACACTGACAGGCAAAACCGAGGCTGGAGCAATCGTCACTGCGAGCTTTAATGGTCAAGTGATTGGAACAGCAGTTGCAGATCAAAAAGGTAAATATAGCCTTCAACTGGATAATGCTTATCTGAACGGAGAAGAAATTAAAGTTGTTGCTCAGGATTCATCAGGCAATAGCAGCGTAGCCCATGTGGTTAAAGCCAAAGATAAGACAGCTCCAACACTTTTAACAGAAGAATTAGATGAAACAGGTCAATTGATCAAGGGTGTTTCTGAAGCAGGAGCAACGATTACAGCAACATTGAATGGCAAAGTCATTGGTAAGGGTATTGCAGATGATCAAGGTGCCTATCAACTTACGTTAAATAAAGCCTATGTGAATGGTGAAACCATTCAGGTGACTGCTAAAGATCAAGCGGGCAATACAATGTCACCACATACGGTGACGACCTTAGATATCACTGCACCTACACAGCTGAGTCAATCTATTTCAAAAGACAATCAAACAGTGACAGGAAAAACTGAAGCTGGAGCAACCGTTATTGCGAGCTTTAATGGTCAAGTGATTGGAACAGCGGTTGCTGATCAAAAAGGTAAATATAGTCTTCAACTGGATAAAGCTTATCTAAACGGAGAAGAAATTAAAGTTGTTGCTCAGGATTCATCAGGCAATAGCAGCGTAGCCCATGTGGTTAAAGCCAAAGATAAGACAGCTCCAACACTTTTAACAGAAGAATTAGATGAAACAGGTCAATTGATCAAGGGTGTTTCTGAAGCAGGAGCAACGATTACAGCAACATTGAATGGCAAAGTCATTGGTAAGGGTATTGCAGATGATCAAGGTGCCTATCAACTTACGTTAAATAAAGCCTATGTGAATGGTGAAACCATTCAGGTGACTGCTAAAGATCAAGCGGGCAATACAATGTCACCACATACGGTGACGACCTTAGATATCACTGCACCTACACAGCTGAGTCAATCTATTTCAAAAGACAATCAAACAGTGACAGGAAAAACTGAAGCTGGAGCAACCGTTATTGCGAGCTTTAATGGTCAAGTGATTGGAACAGCGGTTGCTGATCAAAAAGGTAAATATAGTCTTCAACTGGATAAAGCTTATCTAAACGGAGAAGAAATTAAAGTTGTTGCTCAGGATTCATCAGGCAATAGCAGCGTAGCCCATGTGGTTAAAGCCAAAGATAAGACAGCGCCAACACTTTTAACAGAAGAATTAGATGAAACAGGTCAATTGATCAAGGGTGTTTCTGAAGCAGGAGCAACGATTACAGCAACATTGAATGGCAAAGTCATTGGTAAGGGTATTGCAGATGATCAAGGTGCCTATCAACTTACGTTAAATAAAGCCTATGTGAATGGTGAAACCATTCAGGTGACTGCTAAAGATCAAGCGGGCAATACAATGTCACCACATACGGTGACGACCTTAGATATCACTGCACCTACACAGCTGAGTCAATCTATTTCAAAAGACAATCAAACAGTGACAGGAAAAACTGAAGCTGGAGCAACCGTTATTGCGAGCTTTAATGGTCAAGTGATTGGAACAGCGGTTGCTGATCAAAAAGGTAAATATAGTCTTCAACTGGATAAAGCTTATCTAAACGGAGAAGAAATAAAAGTTGTTGCTCAGGATCAATCAGGCAATAGCAGCGTAGCCCATGTGGTTAAAGCCAAAGATAAGACAGCGCCAACGGTTTTGACAGAAGAATTAGATGAAACAGGTCAATTGATCAAGGGTGTTTCTGAAGCAGGAGCAACGATTACAGCAACATTGAATGGCAAAGTCATTGGTAAAGGTATTGCAGATGATCAAGGTGTATATCAATTAAATCTCAACAAAATTTATAATCATGGTGAGACAATATATGTTGCTGCTAAAGATAAAGCTGGCAATGCTAGTAAAAGTCATGAAATTAAAGTATTTGATATTGATGCCCCTGATACCACAGCACCTGAGAGCTTAACGCAAGAACTAGGTACTGATAACCAAACAATTACAGGATCAACTGAAAAAAGTGCAACGATCACTGTAAGTCATGATGGTAAAGTGGTAGGTACAGCCGTTGCTGATGCAAATGGAAAGTACAGCGTGAGCCTAGACAAAGCGTATAACAATGGTGAAAAGCTTGAAGTTGTTGCCAAAGATCAGGCAGGTAATGCAACGCAGCCAAATCAAATTACGGCACCAGATACCACAGCACCATCAAGCTTAACGCAAGCGATCAGTACTGATGGACAAACGATTATAGGAAGTACTGAATCGGGTGCAACAGTCACCGCAATGTATGAAGGTAAAGTGGTGGGTACAGCAGTTGCAGGTACTGATGGTCACTACACATTGACTCTTAATCCAGCATTCACCAATGGTGAAAGCATACAAGTCACAGCAACAGACAAAGTCAATAACAGCACCCAACCAACGACCATTACAGCTCCGGATACCACAGCACCTGCGGCCTTGATGCAAGAACTAGGTACTGATAACCAAACAATTACAGGATCAACTGAAAAAAGTGCAACGATCACTGTAAGTCATGATGGTAAAGTGGTAGGTACAGCCGTTGCTGATGCAAATGGAAAGTACAGCGTGAGCCTAGACAAAGCGTATAACAATGGTGAAAAGCTTGAAGTTGTTGCCAAAGATCAGGCAGGTAATGCAACGCAGCCAAATCAAATTACGGCACCAGATACCACAGCACCATCAAGCTTAACGCAAGCGATCAGTACTGATGGACAAACGATTATAGGAAGTACTGAATCGGGTGCAACAGTCACCGCAATGTATGAAGGTAAAGTGGTGGGTACAGCAGTTGCAGGTACTGATGGTCACTACACATTGACTCTTAATCCAGCATTCACCAATGGTGAAAGCTTACAAGTCACAGCAACAGACAAAGTCAATAACAGCACCCAACCAACGACGATTACAGCTCCGGATACCACAGCACCTGAGAGCTTAACGCAAGAACTAGGTGCCGATAACCGAACAATTACAGGATCAACCGAAAAAGGTGCAACGATCACTGTAAGTCATAACGGTAAAGTTGTGGGTACTGCCGTTGCTGATGCGAATGGTCAGTATAGTTTGAGTTTAGATAAAGCCTATAGCAATGTTGAAAAGCTTGAAGTTATTGCTAAAGATGCGGCTCATAACAGTACAGCACCAATAACCATTATTGCTCCTGACACTACAGCACCAATTGTTTTTACGCAAGTCATCAGTAAAGATGGACAAACGATTACAGGAAGTACTGAAGCGGGTGCAACAGTCACAGCAGAGTACAATGGAAAAGTTGTCGGCACAGCGACAGCAGGAACAGATGGTCACTATACACTGAGCTTAACTCCAGCTTTTAGCAATGGTGAGAGCTTAAGAGTCACAGCAACAGACAAAGTCAATAACAGCACCCAACCAACGACGATTACAGCTCCGGATACCACAGCACCTGCGACCTTGACGCAAGAACTAGATACTGATAACCAAACAATGACAGGATCAACCGAACAAGGTGCAACAGTCACTGTAAGTCATCATGGTAAAGTTGTGGGTACTGCCGTTGCTGATGCGAATGGTCAGTATAGTTTGAGTTTAGATAAAGCCTACAACAATGGTGAGAAACTGGCAGTTACTGCTCAAGATCCAAGTGATAATGCTTTAACCCACAATTTATATGCACCCATGGCTGAGATTCAAAGTGGTAATATTCATTTTGCTTTAAGTAAACATTTTATCACGCACGTTGACAATCAAACACAAACTATTGACCATTATGATTTAAATTCATCCCTAACCAATTTTAATTTTGAGGTCACAGGTAACAATGGTCTAATAACGGTTGATCTGACGAATAACTCTCGCGTCATTCAAGGAAGCTACACTTATACTCTATCTGGTAATGGACGTAACTCTAGTGGTTCTTCCTCCATTTCAAGTGTTGGATCAACCTATAAAGAATTAGTGATTGCTGAAAACTTATCACCTGGGTTCTACTCATTAAAGTTAAATGTAAATTCAAGTTCTATGGCGAGTCTAAATATTCAGCAAGACATAGAAGTTACTTCACTTACATTTAATGGGTATGAAGTTACTACAGGAAATATATTTATAGATAGTAATGGCATTGTTTCCGCACCAGAAAACTATATTTTAAAATTAGGTAATCAAGAAGTCAGTTTTGATGTTGATAAAGGAAATATAGAATCACTGGTATATGAAACCGAGCATGGGTATTTAACATTGAATGCCGATGGTTCATATACATACGAATCTAATTGGGCTGAATCCAGTGTAGATGAAGAAAGTTTACATGATCAACTCAATATCGAAATTATGAGTATGGATGGTGAAACTCAAGGGAGTTATCAAATTGATATTACACCCGATATTAATTCAGTTGTAATTGATGAATTAAACTTTAACGAGGTTGAAGATGCTGATCTAGCTGAATTTAATGATAGTACAGATGACTCATCATTTGAGCAGGACTTCATTTGGGATTATGAAGCGATTTTTAATCAAATGAATGTGAATGAGCCTTTACAGTTCTCAATGAATGAAGACTCTTTATTTAACGTTCTAAATGTAGTGGAAGAAGATAGTGAGGATTCTCAATTTAATTTCACAGAAGAACAAGGTGTTTTAAGTAGTATTGATCCATTGTTAGTGAATACATCAAGTAATGATATTCCTCTTTCAGAATTCTTAAGAGAAACACCTACAAAATCTACTGCCCTGATGAGTAATAAAGTACCAACAGTATTGAGTAACTATGAAAATGATTTATTTAATGAACTTTTAACTCAAAATACAACATTGATTTAA
- a CDS encoding CoA-acylating methylmalonate-semialdehyde dehydrogenase: MNALNNIQLKQAQLLINGEFVESKTTHWQDIVNPATQEVLGQVPFATTAEVNAAIAAAQNAFETWRQTPIQARMRIMLKLQDLIRQNAKDIAKVLTAEQGKTLADAEGDIQRGLEVVEHACSIGSLQMGEYIEGVARGVDTYTLQQPLGVCAGITPFNFPAMIPLWMFPMAIVCGNTFVLKPSEQDPLSTMMLVELAVQAGVPAGVLNVVHGGKDVVDLLCTHQDIKAISFVGSTHVGTHVYNLAGQHGKRVQSMMGAKNHVVVMPDANKEQTLNALVGAAFGAAGQRCMALSVAVMVGEAKHWVEELAEKAKTLKVNAGHEPNTDIGPVISPRAKARVLDLINSGVEEGATLLLDGRDVKVKGYEQGNFVGQTIFTHVTTDMRIYKEEIFGPVLAIITVDSLEEAIALINANPFGNGVGLFTQSGATARTFQHQINIGQVGINIPIPVPVPFFSFTGSRGSKLGDLGPYGKQAVQFYTQTKTITSRWFEDSHQSTGVNTTINLG; the protein is encoded by the coding sequence ATGAACGCATTAAATAATATTCAACTGAAGCAAGCGCAGTTATTGATTAACGGTGAATTTGTCGAATCTAAAACCACGCATTGGCAAGATATTGTCAATCCTGCAACGCAAGAAGTGCTTGGACAAGTCCCTTTTGCGACAACAGCTGAAGTGAATGCAGCGATTGCTGCGGCTCAAAATGCTTTTGAAACTTGGCGTCAAACCCCGATTCAGGCACGTATGCGCATCATGCTTAAGTTACAAGATTTGATTCGTCAAAATGCCAAAGACATTGCGAAAGTACTGACTGCTGAACAAGGTAAAACCTTGGCAGATGCTGAGGGTGATATTCAACGTGGTTTGGAAGTCGTTGAACATGCTTGTTCTATCGGCAGTTTGCAGATGGGCGAATATATTGAAGGGGTAGCACGTGGTGTAGATACCTATACTTTACAACAGCCTTTAGGTGTCTGCGCAGGAATTACGCCATTTAACTTTCCTGCCATGATTCCACTTTGGATGTTCCCGATGGCAATCGTCTGTGGTAACACCTTTGTATTGAAGCCTTCTGAACAAGATCCATTGTCGACCATGATGTTGGTTGAGCTAGCTGTACAGGCAGGCGTTCCCGCAGGTGTACTGAATGTGGTTCATGGTGGTAAAGATGTGGTGGATTTACTCTGTACGCATCAAGATATTAAAGCCATTTCATTTGTAGGCTCAACCCATGTCGGCACCCATGTTTATAATTTAGCAGGGCAACATGGAAAACGTGTTCAGTCGATGATGGGCGCTAAAAACCATGTGGTGGTCATGCCAGATGCCAATAAAGAACAAACCTTAAATGCTTTAGTCGGTGCAGCGTTTGGTGCAGCAGGTCAGCGTTGTATGGCCTTGTCTGTTGCGGTGATGGTGGGCGAAGCAAAACATTGGGTTGAAGAATTGGCTGAAAAAGCCAAAACCCTCAAGGTCAATGCCGGACATGAACCGAATACGGACATTGGACCTGTTATATCGCCGCGTGCGAAAGCCCGTGTCCTAGATCTGATCAATAGTGGAGTTGAGGAAGGTGCAACCTTATTGCTTGATGGTCGTGATGTGAAAGTCAAAGGCTATGAGCAAGGCAATTTTGTCGGGCAGACCATTTTTACCCATGTTACGACCGACATGCGTATTTATAAAGAAGAAATTTTTGGTCCAGTTTTGGCGATCATTACTGTAGATAGCTTAGAAGAAGCGATTGCGCTCATCAACGCTAATCCATTTGGGAATGGCGTGGGGTTATTCACTCAAAGTGGTGCAACTGCACGTACCTTCCAACATCAGATTAATATTGGTCAAGTGGGCATCAATATTCCCATTCCAGTGCCGGTACCATTCTTTAGCTTTACCGGTTCGCGCGGTTCTAAATTAGGTGATTTGGGCCCATATGGTAAGCAAGCTGTTCAGTTCTATACGCAAACCAAAACCATTACCAGTCGCTGGTTTGAAGATAGCCATCAATCGACAGGTGTAAATACCACGATTAACTTAGGTTAA
- a CDS encoding LysR family transcriptional regulator: MKINWDHLQYFLVLARAKTLTNAAKIIGVEHSTVARRVQALERALGTPLFKREATGYELTVEGMALVPRIEHMEQAYLQIEKPHNPLEGRVRIGTPEGFGTAFLTQLLVKFSKLYPLISIDLIPVPKMFKLSHREADIVISIDRPKSGPYIITRLTDYCLKIYGSKSYLAANPSIHSIEDLKQHRFVNYIDDLVYSPELYCLERLPIQLTANFRSSSILAQQLAVSADAGLAILPKFLAENRPELQQVLEQQVRFTHTFWMLTLVDLQHEPRIKLVWDFLRKHVDTQQPLLMD; this comes from the coding sequence ATGAAAATAAATTGGGATCACTTACAGTATTTCTTGGTCTTGGCTCGGGCTAAAACTTTAACCAATGCTGCCAAAATTATTGGGGTAGAACATAGTACCGTTGCACGACGTGTACAGGCATTAGAGCGTGCCCTAGGGACACCATTATTTAAACGAGAAGCGACCGGCTATGAACTCACGGTGGAAGGCATGGCTTTGGTACCGCGCATCGAACATATGGAACAAGCCTATTTACAAATTGAGAAACCCCATAACCCATTAGAAGGTCGTGTGCGAATTGGCACACCGGAAGGCTTTGGTACTGCTTTTCTCACTCAATTGTTGGTGAAATTTTCCAAGCTCTACCCCTTGATCAGTATTGATCTTATTCCCGTCCCGAAAATGTTCAAGTTATCGCATCGTGAAGCAGATATTGTGATTTCGATTGACCGCCCCAAATCAGGTCCTTATATCATTACTCGGCTAACCGATTATTGTTTAAAAATTTATGGCAGTAAAAGTTATTTAGCAGCGAATCCATCAATTCATAGCATTGAAGATCTTAAACAGCATCGTTTTGTCAATTATATTGATGATTTGGTCTATAGCCCTGAGCTGTATTGTTTAGAACGCCTGCCTATCCAGCTGACTGCAAATTTTCGCAGTAGTAGTATTCTGGCACAACAACTGGCGGTGAGTGCCGATGCAGGGTTGGCGATATTACCCAAGTTTTTAGCGGAAAATCGTCCTGAGTTACAACAAGTATTAGAACAACAAGTGCGCTTTACCCACACCTTTTGGATGTTGACTTTAGTCGATTTACAGCATGAACCCCGGATTAAATTGGTTTGGGATTTTTTAAGAAAACACGTTGATACCCAACAACCCCTGTTGATGGATTAA